One Mycoplasmopsis caviae DNA segment encodes these proteins:
- a CDS encoding IS1634 family transposase, with protein MKKWLKSDEWIKKGGKKYVNYSVGEISLNEEKIIDDARWDGFYGIYTSNKNLSIETVIRTYSNLWKIEESFRILKTTFETRPVYLSKEKTIEGHFMICYLALVIERFIEFSLSSLANNSLTTDRIVDALRKVKIVLIESLDKKEKYFLRVREPEDYTNLRESLGYQIIPKWGKVDELGPVLLESK; from the coding sequence TTGAAAAAATGGCTCAAAAGCGATGAGTGAATTAAAAAAGGTGGCAAAAAATATGTCAACTATTCTGTTGGAGAAATTTCATTAAATGAAGAAAAAATTATAGATGACGCAAGATGAGATGGATTTTACGGAATATATACAAGCAACAAAAATTTAAGCATTGAAACAGTAATAAGAACATATTCAAATTTATGAAAGATTGAAGAATCATTTAGGATTTTAAAAACAACTTTTGAAACTAGACCGGTTTATTTGTCAAAAGAAAAAACAATTGAAGGTCATTTTATGATTTGTTATTTGGCATTGGTTATTGAAAGATTCATAGAATTTTCATTAAGTTCATTAGCTAATAACAGTTTAACAACTGACAGAATTGTTGATGCGTTGAGAAAGGTAAAAATAGTACTTATTGAGAGTTTAGACAAGAAAGAAAAATACTTTTTAAGAGTTAGAGAACCAGAAGATTACACAAATTTAAGAGAATCATTGGGTTATCAAATAATTCCTAAATGGGGAAAAGTTGATGAATTAGGCCCTGTTTTACTAGAATCTAAATAA
- the rbfA gene encoding 30S ribosome-binding factor RbfA: MAKNINVLRRESQIRTLLAQIITNDLTNTNIINPTLVDCELSADLSHVKVYMSFSENEKRGLEALQNASGYIRSSLSKSLNWRKVPELHFYIDEVSKKGLSIDKILYNIRDKENFETNNKVSFEQKETNYGNDVNPKTCTKKL; this comes from the coding sequence ATGGCTAAAAATATTAATGTTTTAAGAAGAGAATCACAAATAAGAACTCTTCTTGCACAAATAATTACTAATGATTTAACAAATACAAATATCATTAACCCGACCTTAGTAGATTGCGAGTTATCTGCTGACTTATCACATGTAAAAGTTTATATGTCGTTTAGTGAAAATGAAAAAAGAGGGCTAGAAGCATTACAAAATGCTTCAGGTTACATTAGGTCATCTTTGTCTAAAAGTCTGAATTGAAGAAAAGTTCCTGAATTACACTTTTACATTGATGAAGTAAGCAAAAAAGGACTATCAATAGATAAAATTTTATATAACATTAGAGATAAAGAAAATTTTGAAACTAATAATAAGGTTTCTTTTGAACAAAAAGAAACAAACTATGGAAATGATGTGAACCCCAAAACTTGTACAAAAAAATTATAA
- a CDS encoding MurR/RpiR family transcriptional regulator, with protein MKNNDKRVISRPLMDDTVELTKSEKRIRDFINNFEGSYFNFSQNELANATNSSDAGVSRFIRKFGFKDYRTFIASINNKLTEFEKTYPTIWNENDSDNGYKFIAASHRYAIDNVYDDDLIKDINEAAKIINNARNIYIHGCGSSQRISTNLVSNLLKIGKTVIAHSDFHVFFPALAHINEQDAVIVYSNNLQSMEAHFVLEQAVKQKAKIIVVTSNQEENKYITLKIRYHKIQSSTMLVPSSSKIAQMLITDLLFEAILQEDNENTNKLKKARILIKNWSTKDKAHSE; from the coding sequence ATGAAAAATAATGACAAAAGAGTGATCAGCAGACCATTAATGGATGATACAGTTGAACTAACTAAAAGTGAAAAAAGAATTAGAGATTTTATTAACAATTTTGAAGGAAGTTATTTTAATTTTTCTCAAAATGAATTAGCTAATGCTACTAATTCAAGCGATGCTGGTGTATCTCGTTTTATAAGAAAATTTGGTTTCAAAGACTATCGAACCTTTATAGCATCAATTAATAATAAATTAACCGAATTTGAAAAAACATATCCAACAATTTGAAATGAAAATGACTCAGATAATGGATATAAATTTATTGCTGCAAGTCATAGATATGCAATTGATAATGTCTATGATGATGATTTAATTAAAGATATCAATGAAGCAGCAAAGATAATAAATAATGCTAGAAATATTTACATTCATGGTTGCGGTTCAAGTCAAAGAATATCTACAAATTTGGTTTCTAACTTACTTAAAATTGGTAAAACAGTTATTGCACATAGCGATTTTCATGTTTTCTTTCCTGCACTTGCGCATATAAATGAACAAGACGCTGTAATTGTTTATTCTAATAATCTTCAATCAATGGAAGCACACTTTGTTCTTGAACAAGCAGTAAAACAAAAGGCAAAAATAATTGTGGTTACTTCAAACCAAGAAGAAAATAAATATATAACTCTCAAGATAAGATACCACAAGATTCAAAGTTCAACAATGCTTGTACCATCTAGTTCAAAAATTGCACAAATGTTAATAACAGATTTGTTGTTTGAGGCTATTTTACAGGAAGATAATGAAAACACAAATAAGTTAAAAAAGGCTAGAATATTAATAAAAAACTGGTCAACTAAGGACAAGGCACACAGTGAATAA